In Prunus dulcis chromosome 1, ALMONDv2, whole genome shotgun sequence, the following are encoded in one genomic region:
- the LOC117615936 gene encoding U-box domain-containing protein 36-like — MTTEEMMMMTSSSNLFENSSSYGMPLPLSSIEEEEEEEEEESTISVSDDDDDAESLFSIDFNMNHNSYKEEEEDDREVCYYHYYVAVGRKSESSMDALLWTVNHAATPQSSSTSLVNVVIVHVFPPLQFIPSPLGMLPKSKVSPKMVDKYMVQERDRRRKLLEKYVDACSAAKVKVDVMLIESDTVSKAILDLIPTQNIKTLVVGTTNSSMRKLRSKKGSGIASQILRNAPETSCEIRIICKGKEVMDQDHTITGSISSRSSNANSLSTQEEDDNQELPISPDYNKQGLHYTLPAVKSPSAIPDTTTSAPLLSLNGYKAMWRGKLKPKKQLDFAV; from the exons ATGACGACggaagagatgatgatgatgacaagTTCAAGCAACTTGTTTGAGAACAGCAGCAGTTATGGCATGCCCCTGCCCTTGTCATCcatcgaagaagaagaagaagaagaagaagaagagtctACAATCTCTGTctctgatgatgatgatgatgcagAAAGTCTTTTCTCCAttgattttaatatgaatCATAATAGTTataaggaggaggaggaggatgacAGGGAAGTTTgttattatcattattatgTAGCAGTGGGGAGGAAGAGCGAGTCTAGCATGGATGCCCTTCTCTGGACGGTTAACCACGCAGCTACTCCTCAATCATCATCCACTTCACTAGTCAATGTAGTCATCGTCCATGTCTTTCCCCCTCTTCAATTCATTCCTTCTCCAT TAGGAATGCTTCCAAAAAGTAAAGTGAGCCCAAAGATGGTGGACAAGTACATGGTCCAAGAAAGAGACAGAAGGAGAAAGCTCCTTGAGAAATACGTTGATGCCTGTTCAGCTGCCAAG GTCAAGGTGGATGTTATGCTTATTGAGAGTGACACGGTTTCCAAGGCTATCCTAGACCTAATTCCAACTCAAAACATCAAAACACTTGTTGTTGGAACCACCAATTCCAGTATGAG GAAATTGAGGTCTAAGAAAGGAAGTGGGATTGCTAGTCAGATTCTACGAAATGCACCTGAAACAAGCTGCGAAATTCGGATCATATGCAAGGGCAAGGAAGTGATGGATCAGGATCACACGATTACAGGGTCAATTTCCTCACGTAGCAGCAATGCGAATTCCTTGTCTACGCAAGAGGAAGATGATAATCAAGAACTACCAATCTCACCAGATTATAATAAGCAAGGGCTGCATTACACGCTTCCTGCAGTGAAATCTCCATCAGCAATTCCGGACACTACTACTTCTGCTCCACTTCTGTCTTTAAATGGATACAAGGCAATGTGGAGGggaaaactaaaaccaaaaaaacagcTTGATTTTGCTGTGTAA
- the LOC117612929 gene encoding DELLA protein GAIP-B yields the protein MKREHQSYHQYPYPDPSSMASTSAGDCGKTSNKIWEEDAQRIDGGMDELLAVLGYKVRSSDMAEVAQKLEQLEEFMGSVQEDGLSQLASDTVHYNPSDLSTWLESMISEINPPPNFDPLMAAAAAPLPNQQQQVQLGDDSFLAPAESSTITSIDFRDQQMSKSLSPPPPQTQNHHPHPQVVFDDCNSSSNYYDLKATMFTQTHHDSSSREAKRLKPSSGSSASDLVFNRRTASSLPQPQPLSIPTTESSTRPALLVDSQENGVRLVHGLMACAKAVQQNNLNLAKALVTQIGYLAISQAGAMRKVATYFAEALAQRIFRVYPQSPIDHSFSDMLQMHFYETCPYLKFAHFTANQAILEALQGKTRVHVIDFSMNQGMQWPALMQALALRPGGPPAFRLTGIGPPASDNSDHLQEVGWKLAQLAETIHVEFEYRGFVANSLADLDASMLELRPSEVESVAVNSVFELHKLLARPGAIEKVLSVVKQMKPEIVTVVEQEANHNGPVFMDRFNESLHYYSTLFDSLEGSVNSQDKAMSELYLGKQICNVVACEGVDRVERHETLTQWRNRLDSAGFVPVHLGSNAFKQASMLLALFAGGDGYRVEENNGCLMLGWHTRPLIATSAWKPGCDSVMAH from the coding sequence atgaaaagagAGCATCAGAGTTATCATCAATATCCCTATCCAGACCCGTCATCCATGGCTTCCACCTCTGCCGGCGACTGTGGCAAAACCTCCAATAAGATATGGGAAGAAGATGCCCAACGAATCGACGGTGGGATGGACGAGCTTCTGGCCGTGTTGGGGTACAAGGTACGGTCCTCTGACATGGCAGAGGTGGCCCAGAAGCTCGAACAGCTTGAAGAATTCATGGGTAGTGTTCAGGAAGATGGCCTTTCGCAGCTTGCTTCTGATACCGTTCACTATAACCCGTCGGATCTATCGACGTGGCTAGAAAGCATGATCTCCGAGATCAACCCACCTCCCAATTTCGACCCTTTAATGGCTGCTGCCGCTGCACCGCTTCCTAATCAGCAGCAACAAGTCCAACTCGGCGACGACTCGTTCTTAGCTCCGGCCGAGTCCTCCACCATCACCTCCATCGATTTCCGAGATCAACAGATGAGCAAATCCCTAAGCCCGCCTCCTccacaaactcaaaatcatcatcctcatcctcaGGTAGTGTTCGACGACTGTAATTCCTCTTCCAACTACTACGACCTCAAAGCTACCATGTTCACCCAAACCCACCACGATTCTTCGTCCCGGGAGGCCAAGCGACTCAAACCCTCATCTGGGTCTTCTGCCTCTGACCTCGTCTTCAACCGGCGTACCGCCTCTTCTCTTCCGCAACCACAACCCCTCTCCATCCCCACCACCGAGTCATCAACTCGCCCTGCCCTCCTGGTCGACTCACAAGAGAACGGGGTCCGACTCGTTCACGGCCTCATGGCCTGCGCGAAAGCCGTACAGCAAAACAACCTCAACCTGGCCAAAGCTCTGGTGACCCAGATCGGCTATTTGGCAATTTCTCAAGCAGGTGCTATGCGAAAAGTTGCAACCTACTTCGCCGAAGCTTTAGCTCAAAGAATCTTCAGAGTCTACCCTCAGTCCCCAATCGACCACTCATTCTCCGATATGTTGCAGATGCACTTCTACGAGACCTGCCCGTACTTGAAATTCGCTCACTTTACGGCCAATCAAGCCATCCTCGAAGCCCTCCAAGGCAAAACTCGAGTTCATGTCATCGATTTTTCGATGAACCAAGGGATGCAGTGGCCGGCGCTGATGCAAGCCCTGGCGCTCCGACCCGGTGGTCCCCCCGCCTTTCGGCTTACTGGTATCGGGCCTCCGGCGTCCGACAACTCCGACCATCTCCAAGAAGTGGGCTGGAAGCTGGCCCAATTGGCTGAAACCATCCATGTGGAGTTTGAATACAGAGGGTTTGTGGCGAACAGCTTGGCTGATCTGGACGCGTCCATGCTCGAACTCAGACCGAGTGAGGTCGAATCGGTGGCTGTTAACTCGGTCTTCGAGTTACACAAGTTATTGGCTCGCCCTGGCGCGATTGAGAAGGTCCTGTCTGTGGTTAAGCAAATGAAGCCGGAGATTGTCACGGTGGTGGAGCAAGAGGCAAACCACAACGGTCCAGTTTTCATGGACCGGTTCAACGAGTCGCTGCACTATTACTCGACTCTTTTTGACTCGCTGGAGGGCTCGGTGAACAGTCAGGATAAGGCGATGTCAGAGCTGTATTTGGGGAAGCAAATCTGCAACGTGGTGGCTTGTGAAGGGGTGGACCGGGTTGAGAGGCACGAGACTTTGACTCAGTGGCGAAACCGGTTGGACTCGGCCGGTTTTGTGCCGGTCCACCTTGGGTCGAACGCGTTCAAGCAAGCGAGTATGCTGTTGGCTTTGTTTGCCGGCGGGGATGGATATCGAGTGGAAGAGAACAATGGTTGTTTGATGTTGGGTTGGCACACTCGCCCACTCATCGCCACTTCGGCTTGGAAACCCGGTTGCGACTCGGTGATGGCTCACTGA
- the LOC117638555 gene encoding protein C2-DOMAIN ABA-RELATED 7 has protein sequence MNNILGLLRLRIKRGINLAVRDTKTSDPYVVVTMGSQKLKTKVIKKNCNPQWNEELTLSITNLEENIHLEVYDKDTLTVDDKMGDADIDIKPYVECLKMGLDVLPKGCAVKKVQPNRTNCLSSESCCVWENGKIVQDMILKLNNVECGEIVLQIEWIHLPGSKGLAGV, from the coding sequence ATGAACAATATCCTGGGACTTCTGAGGCTTCGGATCAAGCGAGGCATCAACCTTGCTGTTCGTGATACCAAGACCAGTGATCCTTACGTGGTGGTCACCATGGGTTCCCagaaactgaaaacaaaagTGATAAAAAAGAATTGCAATCCTCAGTGGAACGAGGAGCTGACGCTCTCCATTACAAATTTGGAAGAAAACATCCATCTAGAAGTGTACGACAAGGACACGTTAACTGTGGACGACAAGATGGGAGATGCAGACATAGACATCAAACCCTACGTTGAGTGCCTCAAGATGGGATTGGACGTCCTCCCGAAGGGCTGCGCCGTCAAGAAAGTTCAGCCCAACAGGACCAACTGCCTGTCCTCTGAGAGCTGCTGCGTCTGGGAAAATGGCAAAATTGTTCAGGACATGATTCTCAAACTGAACAACGTCGAGTGCGGCGAAATTGTGCTTCAAATTGAGTGGATCCACCTTCCTGGTTCTAAAGGTTTAGCAGGTGTCTAG
- the LOC117617689 gene encoding phosphomannomutase/phosphoglucomutase, whose amino-acid sequence MASTSTSSISLQTNAQKPCFPSKSAPRISHTNLSFPCSLPLSTKFVCVKSSSTAKYYNEVVVDEEMDRIRRLQNGSDVRGVALEGEKGRTVDLTPPAVEAIAESFGEWVINGLEKERGHPVENVGVSLGRDPRISGASLSVAVFSGLARAGCLVFDMGLATTPACFMSTIFPPFAYDASIMMTASHLPYTRNGLKFFTKKGGLSSPDVEDICDKAARKYANRLTKVSILLNIPLSRVDFMSTYAKHLRDIIKERVNHPLHYETPLQGFQIIVNAGNGSGGFFTWDVLDKLGADTFGSLHLKPDGMFPNHIPNPEDKTAMAVTRAAVLENSADLGIVFDTDVDRSGVVDNKGNPINGDKLIALISAIVLREHPGTTIVTDARTSMALTRFITNRGGHHCLYRVGYRNVIDKGVQLNKEGIETHLMMETSGHGALKENHFLDDGAYMVVKIIIEMVRMKLAGSDEGVGNIIKDLEEPAESIELRINVVSEPRYAKEKAIEAIETFREYVEEGRLEGWELDSCGDCWVSEGCLVDSNDTSAAAVDAHMYRAKVSDEEHGQHGWVHIRQSIHNPNIAVNMQSSVPGCCQMMTRVLLDKFIIANGMDKSLDISQIEKYAKSGIVG is encoded by the exons ATGGCTTCCACTTCAACTTCTTCAATATCTTTGCAAACCAATGCTCAAAAGCCATGCTTCCCTTCAAAGTCAGCACCCAGAATATCCCACACAAACCTTAGTTTTCCATGTTCATTGCCACTAAGTACTAAATTTGTATGTGTGAAGTCTTCTAGCACTGCCAAGTACTACAATGAAGTTGTGGTGGATGAAGAGATGGATAGAATTCGGAGGCTCCAAAACGGGTCTGATGTTCGTGGGGTGGCCTTGGAAGGCGAGAAGGGACGGACAGTGGACCTAACACCGCCGGCTGTGGAGGCCATAGCAGAGAGTTTTGGCGAATGGGTCATCAATGGCTTGGAGAAGGAGCGAGGACATCCTGTGGAGAATGTTGGAGTGTCCCTTGGCAGAGACCCAAGAATATCAGGAGCATCTTTGAGTGTAGCTGTATTTTCAGGCCTGGCTCGAGCAGGTTGTTTGGTCTTTGATATGGGACTTGCAACTACACCTGCCTGCTTCATGAGTACAATTTTTCCTCCATTTGCATATGACGCTTCAATCATG ATGACCGCATCTCACTTGCCCTACACCCGAAATGGTCTCAAATTTTTTACCAAGAAAGGAGGACTAAGTTCCCCGGATGTGGAAGACATATGCGATAAAGCTGCCCGGAAGTATGCCAATAGGCTCACCAAAGTTTCAATATTGCTTAATATTCCTCTATCAAGAGTTGATTTCATGAGCACTTATGCAAAGCACCTCCGAGACATTATCAAGGAGAGAGTTAACCATCCATTGCATTATGAAACTCCACTCCAAGGATTTCAG ATAATAGTGAATGCAGGTAATGGATCAGGAGGTTTCTTCACATGGGATGTCTTAGACAAGCTTGGGGCAGACACCTTTGGCTCTCTACACCTTAAACCAGATGGGATGTTTCCCAACCACATTCCCAATCCAGAGGACAAAACTGCCATGGCAGTAACCAGAGCTGCAGTGCTAGAAAACTCTGCTGATCTTGGTATTGTGTTTGACACTGATGTGGACCGCAGTGGTGTTGTAGATAACAAAGGCAACCCCATTAATGGTGACAAGCTCATTGCTCTAATTTCTGCTATTGTATTAAGGGAACACCCCGGAACAACCATAGTGACCGATGCTCGTACAAGTATGGCACTTACAAGGTTCATCACCAATAGAGGGGGGCACCATTGCTTATATCGGGTTGGTTACCGAAATGTCATTGATAAGGGAGTCCAGCTTAACAAGGAGGGCATTGAAACTCATCTCATGATGGAAACATCTGGACATGGTGCTCTTAAAGAGAACCATTTCCTAGATGATG gGGCTTACATGGTGGTAAAGATCATCATTGAGATGGTGCGCATGAAGCTTGCAGGATCGGATGAAGGGGTTGGTAATATCATCAAAGACCTTGAAGAACCAGCAGAGTCCATAGAGCTAAGGATAAACGTGGTCTCTGAGCCAagatatgcaaaagaaaaagcgATTGAGGCCATTGAAACGTTCCGAGAGTACGTTGAG GAGGGGAGACTTGAAGGGTGGGAATTAGATTCATGTGGAGATTGTTGGGTCAGTGAAGGCTGCCTTGTAGACTCAAATGACACCTCAGCTGCTGCCGTTGACGCTCACATGTACAG AGCAAAAGTATCAGATGAGGAACATGGACAACATGGTTGGGTACACATCCGGCAGAGCATTCACAACCCAAATATTGCAGTAAACATGCAATCCTCTGTGCCTGGCTGCTGCCAAATGATGACAAGAGTTCTTCTAGATAA ATTTATCATAGCAAATGGAATGGATAAAAGCCTCGACATTAGTCAGATCGAAAAGTATGCCAAAAGTGGAATTGTAGGCTGA
- the LOC117612937 gene encoding protein BCCIP homolog, producing MPRKPVRHRRLMKYQPLTFSPFARQVARVASSCMSNRQMHRPDLQKKSQPNSAGNGSRKNTLKVKNEHSESSDEEEFDGTVQADFAFFDPKPDDFHGVKTLLQTYLDDIEWDLSGFVDLILEQTTVGTVVKIEDDEDNGIFALATALNLGRYKDHKCFMEVKEFLVKVSQEKDVIDDLRSLLGKEAESVGLLVSQRVMNLPPQLWPPLYDALFDEVSWATEDEPTEELCNFFRFKFYIIVSKVYKHKNAHQKKGMSTSDEEIIYIKPEDEIFHELSSWSFEFSLHTQQLATHELRDYQQMGLVMAVKADKIPAFRQQLKSFVERS from the exons ATGCCCCGTAAACCGGTGAGGCATCGGCGATTGATGAAGTATCAACCTCTGACTTTTTCCCCATTTGCTCGTCAAGTCGCTCGGGTTGCCTCCAGCTGCATGTCCAACCGCCAAATGCACAGGCCAGACCTCCAGAAAAAATCTCAACCTAACTCCGCAG gtAATGGATCGAGAAAGAATACTTTGAAAGTCAAGAATGAACACTCCGAGTCTTCTGATGAAGAAGAGTTTGAT GGAACTGTGCAAGCAGattttgctttctttgatCCAAAACCTGATGACTTTCATGGAGTGAAGACCTTGCTACAGACCTACCTTGATGATATAGAATGGGATTTGAGTGGTTTTGTAGACTTAATTTTGGAACAGACCACTGTAGGAACTGTTGTTAAAATAgaggatgatgaagacaaTGGAATTTTTGCTCTTGCTACTGCCCTTAACTTGGGCAGATATAAG GACCACAAATGTTTTATGGAGGTTAAGGAGTTTCTCGTTAAGGTATCTCAAGAGAAGGATGTAATAGATGACCTGCGATCACTTTTGGGAAAGGAAGCAGAGAGTGTCGGTCTCTTGGTCTCTCAACGGGTGATGAATTTACCTCCACAGCTCTGGCCACCTCTTTATGATGCGCTCTTTGATGAAGTCTCTTGGGCTACAGAAGATGAG CCAACAGAGGAGCTCTGCAATTTCTTTCGTTTTAAGTTTTATATAATAGTCAGTAAAGTTTACAAG CACAAAAATGCACACCAGAAAAAGGGCATGAGTACTAGTGACgaggaaataatatatataaagccaGAAGATGAAATTTTTCATGAG CTAAGCTCCTGGTcgtttgaattttctttgcaCACTCAGCAGCTTGCAACTCATGAG CTGAGAGACTATCAGCAAATGGGGTTAGTCATGGCGGTTAAAGCAGACAAGATCCCTGCATTTCGACAGCAGTTAAAATCTTTCGTAGAGAGATCATGA
- the LOC117612921 gene encoding uncharacterized protein At4g22758: MLLYKQKKNPNSAKGNRLLISITVLGSAGPIRFVVNEEELVAAVIDTALKSYAREGRLPVLGSDLNDFLLYCPNAGPDALSPWDTIGAQGARNFMLCKKPQPVKMDSDEIPAAAITRKGSGSWKAWINKSLNLKISSH; this comes from the exons ATGTTGCTGTACAAGCAGAAGAAGAATCCGAACAGCGCCAAGGGCAACAGGCTCTTGATCAGCATCACTGTGCTCGGCAGCGCCGGCCCGATCCGCTTCGTTGTCAACGAGGAGGAGCTTGTCGCAGCCGTCATCGATACCGCCTTGAAATCTTATGCGCGTGAGGGCCGCCTTCCGGTTCTTGGCTCAGATCTTAATGATTTCCTGCTCTACTGCCCCAACGCAGGACCTGATG CTCTGAGTCCGTGGGACACAATTGGAGCACAAGGAGCTCGTAACTTTATGCTGTGCAAGAAGCCTCAGCCAGTGAAAATGGATAGCGATGAAATACCAGCGGCTGCAATTACTCGCAAGGGTAGTGGGAGTTGGAAGGCATGGATCAATAAGTCCCTCAATCTCAAGATCTCCTCCCATTAA